The Aythya fuligula isolate bAytFul2 chromosome 5, bAytFul2.pri, whole genome shotgun sequence sequence AATAGTCTCACCAAATTAAGGAAGTAGccaatacaaatattttatttctaggtCTTTTATAGAAGATATACCTTATGCCTACTAATGTTaggggaaaagattttttttttctgaattacatACATTGTGGTACCTGACTCACATTTTCGTAATGACTATATAAAAGCATCCGTGGTCCTTACTGTGGAGGTCTCGTCGCGTTAGGTGCACTGCAAAGCAGAGTGTAGCATGGGCTAATTTACTGTATCATTTGACAGAGTAAACCAGCTCACAACAAACTCTATGATGCCACTATTGTATCACTAGTAGAACTCTCTGGTTACCTATATGCCCTACTGAagttattattatatttatgaAGATTGTATTTTCCATTGAAGTTTAACattgtttcactttttcattagttgttttgcttgcttttgttatttgttcTTAAGATTTACTTGTAatagcatttattatttttttctccacagattTTCAGCCTTGATCTGGGTGGTATATCTGCTATTGTGCTGAATGGCTATGATGCAGTAAAAGAATGCCTTGTTCATCAAAGCGAAATTTTTGCAGATAGACCATCTCTTCCCTTGTTTAAGAAGTTGACAAACATGGGAGGTAAGTGCTAGTGTcttcaaacagaaatgcagtttttgtCCGTTAGACTTCATTTGTGTTTATGATCACATAAACATGTGCATTAGCtgttttctctacttttttgtttgtttttttaaatctcatgaaacgcttttttttttttttcatgaaacacTTAATGCTTAAGATATCTGGAAAGGATTGTCATTCTTGGACTAAATTCCATagcaaaatgtgtttcatttttttgtctCCATGCTCTCTCCTCCCCACTCGGTTACTATCAGTTTCTGAGCCATTTTCTCTGTTCCCGGTGATCCTGAGTTTGAAGCATCTCTTAGTTTATTATTTGGCTATGAGTAGTGAAAGAATCTTCTGAAGTAGCTATACTTAGTACCCATTATTAGAACTCTTCAAATTGTTTAGGACATGTTTTACCCATTATTAGAACTCTTCAAATACATTTGAGGAACGTATTTTGTTACATCTTGTCTTTTGTGTAGACTTGGGCCTTTTAAGTAGGCAAATATGATTTCTGTGGCCTTCCTATTAAGATCTATATTAGATGGGCCTCTAACATTCAAATAAAGTTGTATGAGGAACTTAAGGAATTTGAGGAGTTTaagagctgcagcagaaactTACGTTCTGTGGTTAAATAGGTCAGTATTTCTCCTTGGTGAttcaattttgtgttttttgtttgtttgtttgtttttgttttctgtcttttatgcTTGGCTTAGTAACATCTGTTTTGTAATAGCTGTTTTTCGTTGCTTTACACAGATTTCAGCCACATCATTAAAAATTGTACCCTGTTCCTTCCTTAGttcagtattcttttttttctttgcttagaGGGCTTAATTAACTTTACTGTGTTTAACTTGAGTATCTTAATTAACATTCAGGAGCTGTGTTGTCTTCAAAGATGTTTGTCAGAAGAAGAACTCTGATAAAAGATAGCTTTGGTAATATTCAGTATTTGAATTCAAGTTTAATAGGAAGgatctttttgatttttttattaccaATTTCACTTCTTAACTTTTGTTTATAGGATATGCTACTTTAATAATAAGTGAGTGAGAACTTCAGTGAAGAAAGGAAGATATGGGCTTTACTACGTGTTAGTATATGTGTTATGTCCCAGAAGGGCTTGTGTTTTGAttgctaaaatgttttttgtcttgATGGGTATCAAAATACTCTTGGTGTACCTGTTGTCATTATAGTTGCGTTGCATTTTGCTGTGTGAAAGTACCCATAGCAGCTGTTCTATCTTAGTCCAAATTTTCACAAACACAGAATGTTTCCAAACAGATCAGATATGCCTCTACATAAGGATACGATGTCTGTTAACCTGCTTGCATAGGTTAGGCAAATGTTTGTCAGGAGTAGCTTAGGCAAGTTTAATTCAACTTTGAGGCAGAGAGATTGTTTCAGTAATCATTTAATGGTTCATTGTATCGATAGTAATATACTCTTAGAGTGGATTGATATGTTAAATAATTCTATCATcttatgggggaaaaataaagcactgcaTAAAATACtgtgtcaaaatattttttcaggctTACTGAACAGTAAATATGGCAGAGGATGGACAGAGCATCGCAAATTAGCTGTAAATACCTTTCGAATTTTTGGATATGGTCAAAGATCTTTTGAACACAAAATTTCTGAagaatctgtgttttttcttgatGCCATTGATACATACAAAGGCAGACCATTTGATCTTAAGCACTTGATAACAAATGCCGTTTCAAACATCACTAATCTGATTATTTTTGGAGAACGTTTTACATATGAAGATACTGAATTTCAGCACATGATTGAGatttttagtgaaaatattGAATTAGCTGCTAGCGCTTCCGTATTTTTATATAATGCTTTTCCGTGGATTGGTATCTTGCCATTTGGGAAACACCAGcagctgtttaaaaatgcagctgaagtCTATGACTTTCTTCATGAGCTTATTGAACGTGTCTCTGAAAATAGGAAGCCTCAGTCACCTCGACATTTTGTAGATGCATATTTAGATGAGATGGACTGCAATGAAAATGATCCAGAATCTACATATTCAAgagaaaacttaattttctctgtTGGAGAACTCATCATAGCTGGGACAGAAACCACAACAAATGTTTTAAGATGGGCAGTGTTATTTATGGCTCTTTATCCACACATTCAAGGTAAGAATGCTGATATTTTGAGGAACTGATACACTTTCCAATTGctgatttaaaatgctttttcaaaataGTGAAGTTATCCATACTTGTAACTAAAAATGAAGGTTTGTATATATTACTGTACTTCATCATTTTCCAAATATACTATGGACAGATGTGCAAACCTGAGTTTATTTGCAGATGAAGATATCAAAATTGAAGCATTGATAGCATTGATGATAGTATCTTAGATTCTattattaaattttgttttaaaactttttatggagctttgattttttttccataaattatttctaatatatttaaatttagcaTTATGGTGCTTAATATTGGTTGGCAGGTGCACTAGGTCTATgtagtaaaataataaagaaatgcaaatatgtataaaaataataaactaaataaataaaatgtaaaaacatcagcaaaaatgttttggataACTGCTTAGGTACAATTTCATTTATCCTTAAGTGCCTCCACTCAAAATAGATGTAGGTGTCACAGACGTGTATATTTATACttctagaagaaagaaaaaaagcatttcaaaaatataagaTATGTTACAGACATTCTGAAGTAAGGCAGCACTAGATGTTTGAGTATCAGCCCAGCCACTTTGTGTAGAAGTTTGGATATTAGAAGTGAGTAGTAACACTTCTTGTTTCACTGcttacagttttgcttttcctatcAAAATCTTAGAAGTGCTAAGTTCAACTAGGGACTTTCAGTATTTTGAGAAAAAGCAGCCTAGGTGACTCAAACTTGGAAAGTTACTATTTATGCTTTGACCAAATAATATTGCGCTAACATCAATTTGAACACCATTATTTTAGATTAGAGATGAAACACTACCCATGTCTATAAGGATGTTAAGTTCTGCATAGGAACCAGATATCGCTGTAAATGAAagataatgttttcttctcatggTAGTGGGTATATAACTGCACCTTCTCATTTTCTCagctatataatatatatattttttaaaatttaaataaagtggacaaaacataattattctttttaaatttgataAACTTTTATATTTAAGGCAAATACAGctctatttaaaaaacacactgaacattaaaatatgtaacaatGAAAACATATATCAAGACCTGACTTTCaataaacagtaaaaagcattcagattaaatatagaaaattgatgccaaagtttttttttttattgctgttgcgATAATTGTTTTTGGTTTCATATTCATTGAGCTGGGTAAAATATTTGGTTAAGTAGGACTAAAGTTTTCTCAATGTCTTCTTACAGCCATAAtttcttacatattttcttattttcatttgttcaatGATTTTAGTTAGCTGATTAATTCATTGAACATGAGGTAACTGgttaaagattaaaaatcagGCAATTTTCATCTTCTAGTTTAGGATTAAAAGTAAGCTGTAGCAGgacttgaaatgttttttgtaaaaACTTTGATAGACATTCTAAGGAGAAATACCTACTTTCAGTTCACTGAGTACAACTAATATTATTTTGTGGGAGCTTAAAACTAAgattgctatttttaaacaagaagcATACTTCagaggttttaaaaaagaagggtctaaaaaaataaatattgcttatATGCTTCTAAGTTCCACTGATTCATCTTTATGCTCGACATAGTACAACTAGAAagtctaccaaaaaaaaaaaagaaaaaacattcaataaaatttaaaaatatattatctgaTTAAGGATACTTAAGGTTTAGGTTGCATATATAAATTCTCTATATTTAGCTGAAAAAACAGTATATTGAGTGCCATAAGTAATCGATAGGATAATGTTAACTAAGAACATCCTTACTCCTCTGTTAAGAGCTGACCAAGATACTCATTCAATAGAGATCAGGAAAATGTAGTTTTATCTCTATATAACATTAGAGTTTTGTAGAGATCCATTTACCTGAAATAATCTTCTGATTGCAGATCTTATGATATAAAGTTACTGATTCAGAATTCAAATTCAGTTCACCTGCGTAAAAGTAAAGATTGCTATTACCTTATTACAATGTATCATGATGTATACTTATACATCACGGCATTACAGAATGTATTTTCACTAAGCTGCTTctcagctttgtatttttatgtgaaatgttGTCACTTCAGGTTGAAGAACCTGGTCATTCTGGTagaatttttctgtcatttcccaGATTTTTACTATCAATCCCACAtgaactgtaaaaaataaaataaaataaaataaatcagttttgttttagtttggaGCTTTTTGACAGTTTCAACAAAAAAGGTGTATtgtgggggggagggaagaaaagaggtcTGGATGCCTTTgagattatttaaataatgacCTTATGCCTGTTAagttaatttttcaaataacttAAAAACAGAGACTGATTGAATTTGTTCCGTTTCAGTTAAATTCAGAATCTAGCTATAGCTGTCCCTCTTACCTGATACGCTACAATGagagttattttcatttcaagagTAAATGACTTTACACTATGACAATTTCAAATAATCAGCAGAATTATACAAATGAAATCTTAAGTAGGTAATTTCAGTGTTATTTATGTCCACTCAGGTACTCTAGTACATTACTCAAGTACATTATCTTTGCAGTGTCATGcttgtttccttcattttgaaGAGCTCCAGAAATAAAGGTATCCCAAGTGAAAAAGAGTATGTCAAagcatattttcactttttaatagTTGCTCTTTAAATGAAGATTACTGGTATATATGCTAAGAATTCCTACTAgctagaggaagaaaacaagagtCTAAATGCTTATAAGCTACTATATTTTGTATAAggtatttaatatttcagtattcttttaaaagtatgtttttaagCTAGAAAATATGCAGAATATTATTCAATAAACAACttgcttttattccttttcctaACAGGGCAAGTTCAAAAAGAAATCGATTTGGTCATTGGCCCAAACAAAATGCCTTCTTTagaagagaaatgtaaaatgcCATACACTGAGGCTGTTCTACATGAAGTTCTGCGATTCTGTAACATAGTTCCACTAGGTATTTTTCACGCAACTTCTAAAGATACTGTTGTGCGTGGTTACTCTATTCCTGAAGGCACTACAGTCATTACAAACCTCTACTCTGtacattttgatgaaaaatactgGAGCAACCCAGAAGTATTTTCTCCAGAGAGGTTTTTGGACAGCAGTGGGCAGTTTGTcaaaaaagatgcatttgttcctttttcacTAGGTATGAGCCATTGCTTCAACTGTTCCTTTTCATAAATCTAGGAATGTACAGCACGGAATTTATAGCAATTAATCAGGAATGGACAGCATGATATAAAATGTCCACAGTTCTGATGAAACAGCTATTTTAAAgctatattaaatataatgcaTTCTGGACATAGCAGATTTTTGAATAATACCCTTATTATTAtataaactaacaaaaaagactGCATAGTATCCTTAACTGGGGAATCTATATACATCATATCATTGTAGTACCTAAATGCTCTTTGTTACATGATTAATGGAGATAGTCACTTGCTGTTGAATTCATTGCATACAGGTGATTTGCACACCCAGTTTTCAAATTTCAGCACTTCGGTCAGCACCAGAAATTGCAGGTATTATTCCAAATTACCTTGGGGGTCAGATTATAACACTGCTTTCTGCCCCCAAGGAAATATTCTTGGAGTCCTAAGTTATCTTTATAGGCATCATATGGTGCTTCTAAAGGGGGACCATTTACCTCTCATATAATTAGCAACCTAAAAATTACTTGTTTAGCATAAGCTTACTGCCTAGCTGCAGTCCATAAAAAGACGTACCCTGTGTAGAGGATTACTTACTTTACAATCTGAGATACACTTTCTCCAAGAAATAAATGGAGGCAAGACAATTTTCTTGGACTAGATGCACAACTTCTACATGGCTAAAGTTAGATGTAATGAATTCTAtctttattacatattttattatggTTATggtgtggtatttttttttgttgttttgttttggttattcTACCTTATTACTTCTATGTTTTGTTATCCATTCATCTGTCATACAAAACCACTATTTCCCTTAGAATAGAAATGACCATTCTTATTCAGTTTGTGtttaaacattaattaattaatgtttaaagtgttttttttcaaacactttttttccaatCCAGGAAGAAGACATTGTCTTGGAGAACAGCTAGCTCgaatggaaatgtttttgtttttcacttcattaCTACAACgatttcatctgtgttttcctcATGGTGTGATTCCAGATCTCAAACCGAGGTTAGGCATGACATTACAACCACAGCCATACCTCATTTGTGCAGAACGACGATGAAGAGAAGTATCTAGACTGTCAGGTGGAATAAAATGCTCCAAGTTACAGCTGAGGAACCACTTGCCTTCTATATCTAAATGTATTCATgttggaagaacaaaaaaatttaAGAACTTAAACTGTGGCTACATGTATTTGTACACAagtttatgtgtttgtttttttctactttgttttcatatatatgtaaaaaagcaaaaacatacaGCACATCCTGTGTCTAAAGTTGATATTTTCActccatattttttaaaaaatatttctttgcaagCTATTTTACTTGAGaggatatttttataaacatatagTATATTGCTCCAAATTTTTTATGCTGCGATTTATCTATAGAAATCCCATACACACTATTCCAGCAAAGCAGTTCTTTATAATTCTCAATTACATTTACATTGCTAAAAAGGTTTTAAAGATACCTATTTAACtgtatgtaattaaaaaaacaaacaaactattaTTTCCAGCCTTGACAAACAAATTGACAATTAAAACGTTTTCTTCATTACTTCTCCTTGCCCAATCTTCCTAGTTGGTCTTCATTTTCTAGTGAGTCCGATAACCGTGTGAATTCACTTTTAAGATCTTTTATGGCTTGTTTCTCATTTAGTAACATACGCAAAGTGTTCCATTATTCCCATGCTCATGACAGTTACAGCAATCTTCTTTGCCAGTTTATTGCATTTCCAGACATGGGTCCTCCACTGCCTCCCTACACAAAGCATTATGTAATCATTAAGCTCTTCCTAAGTAGTCtagaaaaaagtatttgtgttACCAGTGCCACATGCAAATATGCTATAAGTCAAGAAAATAAGCTGATAATGAGACTGACaagaaaagagacttttttttgggggggggaggggcaaTAGAGTAGGGTAAGGAGAAACaagtatttaaatgaattttaaacacAAGCTGTAAGCCCAAAAACTACTTCTACCAGCCTCATTTTTGATTCTGTTTGACAGCTATTGCTTTATGGTTATTGGTAGACATAAACTTAGAACACAGGTCCTACAGGAGAACCTGATACTCTGAATGTGGTGCACAAGTCTGCATTGTGTGGGGAGTAGTGGGACTTCAGAATAGAGTTCGGTGAAAAACACACGCTGAGCAAACAGCTATTTATGAACATGGCTGAGTATTAGGCTTGCTGTTtatgcagcttttgctttgacTCAGAGCTGTGGGAAAGTTCAAAGGCAggaatttgtcatttttcttctcacttgaTGTTTCTGGCTTATACTGAGTAGAAATGCTTCCTTTCTTTGGAGATAACAAAAGAGGAAGGTCAAATAGAGGTAATGACAGTCCACTTATATAATAGTCTGTTGACTTAAAATGCAGCAGGTCCAAATTAAATTACTTACCCTGTCAGAGGGTAGTCAGACTCACGTGTCCCACAGGGATCATCTGAAATGCGTATTTCTGGTGCTctgaagagggaaggaagactATCAAATCCTCTTGCTGACCAACTGCTTTGCTGTAGAGATATAagatttctaaagaaaaaaaaaaaaaaaaaaaaagaaaaaaaaaagaggtgtcAGCCTTCTTGCTGTGTATTTGACACACCATGGAAGTTGCAAACAATCTGCTCCTAAGATTTTGGCATACAGGGTGTATAGGGATGAGACAGCTGCTGAGGTTCTTAATACAGTTAAAACTGAGACTTTTCTGTTGTCAGCGTGAGTAGATGGTGGATACTTCTGAAGTGTTTATGTAAAAATAGTGTGATCTACAAAATGTAGGTCCCTTTAGCATGCagaaaaatggaatggaaaaaagAGTTTTCAGAGCTACAGTTCTGGACTTATGGGAATTCTGATACCCACTCACAGCTAGAGTTTTGCTGCT is a genomic window containing:
- the LOC116489859 gene encoding vitamin D 25-hydroxylase, with the protein product MGRRDGTGRDATGRDATGRGRAAAGGSGEMRAAAGDAGPGEGGGRLLPPPLLLLLLPLALLAALVVRQLLKQRRPPGFPPGPAGLPLIGNIHALGAEQPHVYMRRQSHIHGQIFSLDLGGISAIVLNGYDAVKECLVHQSEIFADRPSLPLFKKLTNMGGLLNSKYGRGWTEHRKLAVNTFRIFGYGQRSFEHKISEESVFFLDAIDTYKGRPFDLKHLITNAVSNITNLIIFGERFTYEDTEFQHMIEIFSENIELAASASVFLYNAFPWIGILPFGKHQQLFKNAAEVYDFLHELIERVSENRKPQSPRHFVDAYLDEMDCNENDPESTYSRENLIFSVGELIIAGTETTTNVLRWAVLFMALYPHIQGQVQKEIDLVIGPNKMPSLEEKCKMPYTEAVLHEVLRFCNIVPLGIFHATSKDTVVRGYSIPEGTTVITNLYSVHFDEKYWSNPEVFSPERFLDSSGQFVKKDAFVPFSLGRRHCLGEQLARMEMFLFFTSLLQRFHLCFPHGVIPDLKPRLGMTLQPQPYLICAERR